From the genome of Deltaproteobacteria bacterium:
TATCGACGTAGCTCTTTGATGCTGCGTCACTTGGGTCTGCAGGCGTGGCAAGACCAGTAAGGGCCTTGCCGTTAATATCGAGGTTACCGCCCAACGTATCTCCCGCTTTGTTGAGCGGTGCGAAGCCTAAAGCATCTTGTTTGGTGTTGAATGTGGACCAATCAGTAGAACTCAAATAACCAGAAGCTGTACCGCTAGCCTTAGCGATGCTAATACTAGGTGCTGTACCTGACCCAGCGACGGTGATGGGGGCAACACCGCTCAGTCCAGTTACAGCAGCCGGATTTTGGGAGACTAACTGCGTGGCATCGATTTTTTTCCACGTAAAGCCGCCGCGACCATCACTGGTCATGACGCTACCATCGATAGCTCCGCTGTCCATTTTAATGCGAAGCTTGCCACTCGTGTCACTGTACTCGAAGTGAGTTTCATCTACTGGGATGCGCAGCGCCAGTGGCGTATAGAGAAAGCGCTGGCGGGGATAAGTTTTGCCGGCGGCAGTAACTTCGATATAGACAGCGCTGGTGCCGTTACCAAACACTGCAGCAAGATCAGGACCCGACAGTGGGAGATCAATGGTGAAGACGCCGTTGCTTAAATTGACGCCGGGTTTATTGATACTGCGACCGCGTTGCGCGCCGTCAGTGGCAGCACTCCAGAAACTCACATCGATATCTACTGTGCCCTCAACGGGAGCGCCGTTGGCTTGTGTGAGACGGCCTGCGTAATTCACGCTGAAAGTTTCTTCTCCAACTGCAAGCGATGGTCCTGAGAATAGAGCTACGACCAAAACAGCAACGAGCCACATCTGTCTGCGTATCGCAGCTGTGACCAGGGTCGGTGAGTTGGTGTGTACAGTGCTCATCGGATCGGGCCTAAGCTTTCGAGAGGAGGACGGAATGTCCCTCTTTTCCCTCAAAGACTTGGTTCGTCAGGGCTTGGGCGGATCTTTAGAATTATTTTTTAGCCCTAGTGATTTCAGTGGCTTATATCGCATTATCCGGCCGTCACTGTGGTTGAGCCGTGTCGTTTTCTGTGAGAGGTGAATTCTTCGTAAAATTAGCTGGTTGCATTGACTCTGGAGAACCCAACAAACCCGGCTACTTAGCGACTACCTTTGGTTCGCGGCTACCCTAGTAAATTGGACTAGACTCCAAAAAACTCATGAGTAAATTGGACTATAGTCTAATTTACTCAGGTGACCAAAGGAGGCTGACCTCGTGCGTTATTTGACGGCACACATTCAAAGCGTGATGAAGCGTAAGATGATCTTCATTGGTGGTCCGCGGCAGGTGGGCAAAACGACGCTTGCGCTCTCTCTGCTTGGTCAAGGAGTCGAGCCCGATCATCCAGGGTACTTGAATTGGGATGCTCCTGGTATTGCAGCAAGTCTTCGCAAGGGCGTTCTACCGGCAGATGAACCGTTAATTATTTTGGACGAGATTCACAAATACAAGAACTGGCGTAACTTAGTGAAGGGTCTTTACGATACCCAAAAGACGAAGCGAGACTTTATTGTCACGGGCTCAGCGAGGCTAGACTACTATCGCAAGGGCGGTGATTCCCTCGTTAATCGCTACCGTTATTTTCGCCTTCATCCCTTTTCTTTACTCGAATACGACCCCGGTGGGGAGCAGCGTTCGTTGCAGGAGCTACTACAGTTTAGTGGATTTCCAGAACCATTATTCACTGGGGACGTCCGCGAGCATCGGTTTTGGCAGAGAGATCGATTGTCTCGCGTAATCAGGGAAGATCTTCGCGATTTGGAGCGAGTAAAAGAAGTGTCCCTCATTGAGGCTTTAGTAGATCTCTTGCCATCTAAGGTTGGGTCGCCACTGTCGATTCAAAGTTTACGTGAAGATCTTGAGGTCGATCATAAGACGGTGTCGCGATGGATCACTATATTAGAGAACTTATATGTTTGTTTTCGAA
Proteins encoded in this window:
- a CDS encoding ATP-binding protein, which codes for MIFIGGPRQVGKTTLALSLLGQGVEPDHPGYLNWDAPGIAASLRKGVLPADEPLIILDEIHKYKNWRNLVKGLYDTQKTKRDFIVTGSARLDYYRKGGDSLVNRYRYFRLHPFSLLEYDPGGEQRSLQELLQFSGFPEPLFTGDVREHRFWQRDRLSRVIREDLRDLERVKEVSLIEALVDLLPSKVGSPLSIQSLREDLEVDHKTVSRWITILENLYVCFRIAPFGSPKIRAVKKEQKLYLWDWSAIESEGARFENLVASQLLKFCHFQEDTEGHKMELRYLRDTDNREVDFVVIRDKKPLFAVEVKSSDTNLSPSLKYFAQRTQIPHFFQVHLGSADYEKDGIRVLPFSKFCQLWELP